The proteins below come from a single Metarhizium brunneum chromosome 1, complete sequence genomic window:
- the TMS1 gene encoding Membrane protein TMS1, with protein sequence MGAILSLPLLAVPSMSTVLSFAASCCGAATCSMVCSACGKCGNSVATRIAYALLLLVNSILAWIMLTPWAIEKLQHLALDYVKINCPNGECYGWLAVHRINFALGLFHLVLAGMLFGVTSSKHPRAAIQNGYWGPKVIVWLALVVVAFLIPNDFFIFWGNYISLVCAMLFLILGLVLLVDLAHTWAEYCLGQIEDTDSRFWRFVLIGSTLGMYLGSVAMTVVQYIFFAQGDCHMNQAVITINLLFWLAVSFISIKSKVQEFNPKAGLAQAAMVSVYCTYLTMSAVSMEPDDKHCNPLIRAQGTRTTSVVIGAIVTMLTVAYTTTRAATQSLGLGGNVGGIHLPEDDEHGLVTQQPSARREMRAEALRRAVEEGSLPANALLSDDEGDSEESTPHDDERSRTQYSYTVFHIIFFLATAWVATLLTMQYEESTRDRDFATVGRTYAASWIKIVSAWVCYGLYIWSLVAPIILPDRFEFS encoded by the exons ATGGGCGCAATACTCTCCCTCCCTCTGCTCGCAGTCCCCAGCATGAGCACT GTGCTTTCATTCGCTGCAAGTTGCTGTGGTGCCGCCACCTGCTCCATGGTTTGCAGTGCCTGCGGGAAGTGCGGCAACAG TGTTGCTACTCGTATCGCCTACGCCCTCCTTCTTCTGGTCAATTCAATTCTAGCTTGGATAATGCTAACACCTTGGGCCATCGAAAAACTACAACACTTGGCACTCGACTACGTTAAGATTAATTGTCCGAATGGAGAGTGCTACGGCTGGCTTGCTGTACACAGAATCAATTTTGCTCTCGGACTCTTTCACcttgtcctcgccggcaTGCTTTTTGGAGTAACATCTTCTAAACACCCTCGCGCAGCCATTCAGAATGGTTATTGGGGACCCAAGGTCATCGTGTGGCTGGCTCTCGTTGTCGTTGCCTTCCTTATACCGAATGACTTCTTTATATTCTGGGGAAACTATATTTCTCTGGTTTGCGCCATGTTATTTTTGATCCTTGGTCTAGTTCTCCTTGTTGACTTAGCACACACCTGGGCCGAGTACTGTTTGGGACAGATCGAAGATACCGATTCCAGATTTTGGAGATTTGTGCTTATTGGGTCCACCCTTGGTATGTATCTTGGGTCCGTCGCGATGACGGTGGTTCAGTACATTTTCTTTGCTCAGGGGGACTGCCATATGAACCAAGCCGTCATCACAATAAACCTACTCTTCTGGTTGGCTGTCTCTTTCATTTCCATCAAGTCAAAGGTGCAGGAGTTCAACCCGAAAGCTGGCCTGGCACAGGCTGCTATGGTTTCAGTGTACTGCACCTACCTGACGATGTCTGCCGTATCAATGGAACCTGACGACAAGCACTGCAACCCACTTATCCGAGCACAGGGTACCAGGACAACTTCTGTCGTGATCGGCGCCATCGTGACAATGCTGACAGTGGCCTACACAACGACTCGTGCAGCTACGCAGAGTTTGGGTCTCGGGGGCAATGTGGGCGGAATACATTTGCctgaggatgatgaacaCGGCCTGGTCACCCAGCAACCAAGTGCCCGACGAGAGATGAGGGCTGAGGCGCTGCGCCGggctgttgaagaaggcaGTTTGCCGGCAAACGCCCTCCTATCAGATGATGAAGGTGACTCTGAGGAGAGCACACCGCATGACGACGAGCGTTCTCGAACCCAGTACAGTTACACTGTCTTCCATATcattttcttccttgctACGGCCTGGGTCGCAACGTTGTTAACGATGCAGTACGAGGAGAGCACTAGGGATCGCGACTTCGCCACTGTGGGCCGTACGTATGCAGCGAGCTGGATCAAGATAGTTAGCGCCTGGGTGTGTTATGGGTTGTACATCTGGAGCTTGGTCGCGCCAATCATCCTTCCTGATCGATTCGAATTCTCCTAA